From Pogoniulus pusillus isolate bPogPus1 chromosome 16, bPogPus1.pri, whole genome shotgun sequence, a single genomic window includes:
- the RUVBL1 gene encoding ruvB-like 1 has product MKIEEVKSTSKTQRIAAHSHVKGLGLDESGAAKPAAAGLVGQENAREACGVIVELIKSKKMAGRAVLLAGPPGTGKTALALAIAQELGSKVPFCPMVGSEVYSTEIKKTEVLMENFRRAIGLRIKETKEVYEGEVTELTPCETENPMGGYGKTISHVIIGLKTAKGTKQLKLDPSIFESLQKERVETGDVIYIEANSGAVKRQGRCDIYATEFDLEAEEYVPLPKGDVHKKKEIIQDVTLHDLDVANARPQGGQDILSMMGQLMKPKKTEITDKLRGEINKVVNKYIDQGIAELVPGVLFVDEVHMLDIECFTYLHRALESSISPIVIFASNRGNCIIRGTEDIVSPHGIPLDLLDRVMIIRTMLYTPQEMKQIIKLRAQTEGINISEEALNHLGEIGTKTTLRYAVQLLTPANLLAKINGKDSIEKEHIEEINELFYDAKSSAKILADQQEKYMK; this is encoded by the exons ATGAAGATCGAGGAGGTGAAGAGCACCTCGAAGACGCAGCGCATTGCCGCCCACAGCCATGtcaaggggctggggctggatgagAGCGGCGCCGCCAAGCCAGCGGCGGCCGGGCTCGTGGGGCAGGAGAACGCGCGGGAG GCTTGTGGGGTTATAGTGGAACTAATCAAGAGCAAGAAaatggctggcagagctgtgctgttagCTGGACCTCCTGGAACGGGCAAG ACTGCTTTGGCTTTAGCTATTGCTCAGGAACTGGGAAGTAAAGTTCCTTTTTGTCCGATGGTTGGCAGTGAGGTCTATTCTACTGAGATTAAGAAAACAGAAGTTCTAATGGAAAACTTCCGACGTGCAATTG GGTTGAGGATTAAAGAGACCAAAGAGGTTTATGAAGGAGAAGTTACTGAACTAACTCCATGTGAGACCGAAAATCCTATGGGAGGGTATGGCAAAACAATCAGCCATGTAATTATAGGACTTAAAACTGCAAAGGGAACCAAACAGTTGAAG TTGGACCCAAGCATATTTGAAAGTTTGCAGAAGGAGCGAGTGGAAACTGGTGACGTTATTTATATTGAAGCAAACAGTGGAGCCGTCAAG AGGCAAGGCAGGTGTGACATCTATGCCACAGAATTTGACCTTGAAGCTGAAGAGTATGTTCCCTTGCCAAAGGGTGATGTGcacaagaaaaaggaaatcaTTCAGGATGTCACCCTGCATGACTTGGATGTAGCCAATGCTCGACCTCAG GGTGGGCAAGACATCCTTTCTATGATGGGACAATTGATGAAGCCTAAGAAAACTGAGATTACTG ACAAACTTCGAGGAGAGATAAATAAAGTGGTAAATAAATACATCGATCAAGGCATCGCAGAGTTAGTCCCAGGTGTACTCTTTGTAGATGAAGTTCACATGCTGGACATTGAATGTTTCACATACCTGCACCGTGCTCTGGAATCTTCCATTTCCCCCATTGTCATCTTTGCTTCCAATCGAGGGAATTGTATTATCAG AGGAACAGAGGATATAGTGTCTCCTCATGGAATACCACTGGACCTGCTGGACAGAGTGATGATTATCCGAACCATGCTGTACACACCCCAAGAAATGAAGCAG ATTATAAAACTTCGTGCCCAGACAGAAGGAATTAACATTAGTGAAGAAGCTCTAAACCATTTAGGGGAAATTGGTACCAAGACAACCTTAAG GTATGCTGTGCAGTTACTGACCCCAGCTAACCTGCTTGCCAAGATTAATGGGAAAGACAGCATTGAGAAAGAGCATATTGAAGAAATAAATGAACTTTTCTATGATGCCAAATCCTCAGCTAAAATCTTGGCTGATCAACAGGAGAAGTACATGAAATGA